The Paracoccus seriniphilus genome includes a window with the following:
- the fmdA gene encoding formamidase, with product MPRTVFEVDLNKAPEDAAMKPHNRWHPDIPMVETFKPGEVMRVECYDWTGGQVGNNDSANDIRDVDLTRVHYLSGPFGFEGAEPGDLLVVDILDIGAKDESRWGFNGLFAKENGGGFLTEHYPKATKSIWDFEGIYTTSRHIPGVRYPGLIHPGLIGCLPDHKLLAEANRREAELIATDPDRVPPLACPPDPSTALMGQMSGSAAQNAAKEAWRTVPPREHGGNCDIKNLSRGSKVYFPVYVKGGGLSMGDIHFSQGDGEITFCGAIEMAGWIDIKVDIIKDGMSKYGVINPIFKPSPIDPHFDDYLIFEGISVDEHTGEQYYLDAHVAYRRACLNAIEYLKKFGYSGEQAYMILGTAPVEGRIAGIVDIPNVCATLAIPTAIFDFDIRPNGDGPKRAVPEVKVAEST from the coding sequence ATGCCGAGAACAGTCTTTGAAGTCGATCTGAACAAGGCCCCTGAAGACGCAGCGATGAAACCGCACAACCGCTGGCATCCCGATATCCCGATGGTGGAAACCTTCAAGCCCGGCGAAGTGATGCGCGTGGAATGCTATGACTGGACGGGGGGGCAGGTCGGAAATAATGACAGCGCCAATGACATCCGCGATGTCGATCTGACCCGCGTCCACTATCTGTCGGGACCTTTCGGCTTTGAAGGGGCCGAGCCGGGTGACCTGCTGGTTGTCGATATTTTGGATATTGGTGCAAAAGATGAGTCCCGCTGGGGGTTCAACGGTCTGTTTGCCAAGGAAAATGGCGGCGGCTTCCTGACCGAACATTACCCCAAGGCCACCAAGTCCATCTGGGATTTCGAAGGCATCTATACCACGTCCCGCCATATCCCCGGGGTGCGCTATCCCGGCCTGATCCATCCCGGCCTGATCGGCTGTCTGCCCGATCACAAGCTGCTGGCCGAGGCAAACCGCCGCGAGGCCGAACTGATTGCCACCGATCCCGACCGGGTTCCGCCGCTGGCCTGCCCGCCCGATCCTTCGACAGCTCTGATGGGGCAGATGTCGGGTTCGGCCGCCCAGAACGCCGCCAAGGAGGCATGGCGCACCGTGCCGCCGCGAGAACATGGCGGAAATTGCGACATCAAGAACCTGTCGCGCGGCTCGAAGGTCTATTTCCCCGTCTATGTGAAGGGCGGCGGTCTCTCGATGGGCGATATCCATTTCAGCCAGGGTGACGGCGAAATCACCTTCTGCGGAGCCATCGAGATGGCAGGATGGATCGACATCAAGGTCGACATCATCAAGGACGGCATGTCGAAATACGGCGTGATCAACCCGATCTTCAAACCCTCGCCTATTGATCCGCATTTCGACGACTATCTGATCTTCGAAGGCATCTCGGTCGACGAACATACCGGCGAACAATATTATCTGGACGCTCATGTCGCCTATCGACGGGCCTGTCTGAACGCGATCGAATATCTGAAGAAATTCGGCTATTCGGGCGAACAGGCCTACATGATCCTGGGCACTGCACCGGTCGAGGGACGTATCGCCGGGATCGTGGACATCCCCAATGTCTGCGCGACATTGGCCATTCCCACGGCCATCTTCGATTTCGACATCAGACCCAATGGCGATGGCCCGAAACGCGCGGTCCCCGAGGTCAAGGTCGCCGAGTCGACCTGA
- a CDS encoding AmiS/UreI family transporter produces MLLGFLLFYVGAVLFLNGLWLLGKIEDREIVAVNVLSGLAAAGVVIDGAFGSEADADSIRGAALTLMFSGTYLWVAYNRLANVDGRGLGWFSLFVSLTTVPVFLRAIASAGSASEVWLATNWLIWGILWFMYFLLLALQRPILRQTAWVTLLAGIVTGWLPGFLLLDGLM; encoded by the coding sequence ATGTTACTTGGATTTTTGCTGTTCTACGTCGGTGCGGTGCTGTTCCTCAACGGCCTTTGGCTGCTGGGCAAGATCGAGGATCGCGAGATCGTCGCGGTCAATGTGCTCTCTGGCCTTGCTGCCGCCGGCGTGGTCATTGACGGTGCCTTTGGCTCCGAGGCCGATGCAGACAGTATTCGAGGGGCGGCGCTGACCCTGATGTTCAGCGGCACCTACCTTTGGGTTGCCTATAACCGTCTGGCCAATGTCGATGGGCGCGGCCTCGGATGGTTCAGCCTCTTCGTATCGCTGACCACGGTGCCCGTCTTCTTGCGCGCCATCGCATCTGCGGGATCGGCAAGCGAGGTCTGGCTGGCGACGAACTGGCTGATCTGGGGAATCCTGTGGTTCATGTATTTCCTGCTGTTGGCCCTGCAGCGCCCGATCCTGCGCCAGACGGCATGGGTGACCCTGCTGGCCGGGATCGTGACCGGCTGGTTGCCGGGCTTTCTGCTACTTGACGGCCTGATGTGA
- a CDS encoding transposase produces the protein MAGLTPVPHDSGAMQGRRTTAGGRRSLLHVLFQAALVAACHNRVLKPVAKRLKERGKPHKLIIIAIARRLVTIANAIIKTGIPWQVKIQE, from the coding sequence ATGGCGGGCTTGACGCCAGTCCCGCACGACAGCGGGGCGATGCAAGGCAGAAGAACGACTGCGGGCGGACGACGGTCTCTGCTACATGTTCTGTTTCAGGCTGCACTCGTCGCCGCCTGCCACAATCGAGTTCTCAAGCCAGTCGCCAAGCGTCTCAAAGAGCGCGGAAAGCCACACAAACTCATCATCATCGCAATCGCACGAAGGCTGGTCACAATCGCCAACGCGATCATCAAAACCGGCATCCCTTGGCAGGTTAAGATCCAAGAATAG
- the argE gene encoding acetylornithine deacetylase, with product MDMLTQAIAKLANLVAIPSVPGQRNAQIVAHVSELLKKHGARVQIVPSPINGENGIVASVGPDVAGGLVLSGHLDVVSTEGQIWTGDPFTLRREGERLFGRGTTDMKGFVACALTLMTARAGARLDRPIHLFLSADEESTCRSVESLVQHATAHLPPVRRVIVGEPTQMQVANQHKGAVTFLVEVTGRPIHASMADQGISAITVAAQLVNWLDEVMQANAAAADATGPYVPNFSTHTVGTISGGTSNNTVAESCRFQWDARLMPGDEADDLVAAFDARLASLTCCGRNVADEIIVKLTREAFFPALLPVADSAFLAEILSACGANAPSTVPYGTEAGIIQQAGFEVIVCGPGNANCAHIADEFVEMAQLKQCLDLLGRMV from the coding sequence ATGGACATGTTGACGCAAGCGATCGCCAAGCTAGCGAATCTGGTCGCCATCCCCAGTGTGCCGGGACAGCGCAATGCCCAGATCGTCGCCCATGTCAGTGAACTGCTGAAGAAACATGGTGCGCGGGTGCAGATCGTGCCCTCGCCGATCAATGGGGAAAATGGAATCGTCGCCTCGGTTGGGCCGGATGTCGCGGGGGGGCTGGTGCTTTCGGGTCATCTGGATGTGGTCAGCACCGAGGGCCAGATCTGGACTGGCGATCCCTTCACGCTGCGGCGTGAGGGCGAGCGGCTGTTTGGTCGCGGCACAACCGATATGAAGGGCTTTGTCGCCTGCGCCCTGACATTGATGACCGCGCGGGCAGGCGCGCGGCTGGACCGACCCATTCATCTGTTCCTGTCAGCGGATGAGGAAAGCACCTGCCGATCGGTTGAAAGTCTTGTGCAGCATGCGACCGCTCATCTTCCACCGGTGCGCAGGGTGATCGTGGGCGAACCGACGCAGATGCAGGTGGCCAATCAGCACAAGGGTGCAGTGACCTTTCTGGTCGAGGTGACGGGTCGCCCCATCCATGCCAGCATGGCCGATCAGGGCATCAGCGCGATCACGGTTGCCGCGCAGCTGGTCAACTGGCTGGACGAAGTGATGCAGGCCAATGCCGCCGCAGCAGATGCGACCGGTCCCTATGTGCCGAATTTCAGCACCCATACTGTCGGCACGATTTCGGGCGGCACTTCCAACAACACGGTGGCTGAAAGCTGCCGCTTTCAATGGGATGCGCGGCTGATGCCCGGCGATGAGGCTGACGATCTGGTTGCCGCATTCGATGCGCGCCTTGCCAGTCTGACCTGTTGCGGGCGCAATGTCGCGGATGAAATCATCGTCAAACTGACGCGCGAGGCGTTCTTCCCCGCCTTGCTGCCGGTTGCGGACAGCGCATTTCTGGCCGAGATCCTGTCGGCCTGCGGCGCGAATGCCCCCTCGACCGTCCCTTATGGCACAGAGGCAGGCATTATCCAGCAGGCCGGTTTCGAGGTGATCGTCTGCGGACCGGGCAATGCAAATTGCGCCCATATTGCCGATGAATTCGTCGAGATGGCCCAGTTGAAGCAATGTCTGGACCTGCTGGGGCGGATGGTCTGA
- a CDS encoding GntR family transcriptional regulator, which translates to MTATAPKAETDPESLSASIYAELRVRLITGALKPAEAVSIRKLADSFGVSAMPVREALRQLASEGALNSAARKAYRVPDLTAQQASDLFFVRGVLEGAAAEIAATRITANTLTRLEKYVVKMENLWKARDATGFLLANYKFHSTIYQCSGNSALALSIDRLYVQTGPWLAHGIINLVNPDNWLGEHTPIIEALRKGDAKTARQLMEEDAFWGVELYRHTA; encoded by the coding sequence ATGACTGCCACGGCACCCAAAGCCGAAACGGATCCCGAAAGCCTGAGCGCCTCCATCTATGCCGAACTACGTGTCAGGTTGATCACCGGCGCATTGAAACCCGCCGAGGCCGTGTCGATCCGCAAGCTTGCCGACAGTTTCGGCGTCTCGGCCATGCCGGTGCGAGAGGCGCTGCGGCAACTGGCCTCGGAAGGGGCACTGAACTCCGCAGCGCGCAAGGCCTATCGCGTGCCGGACCTGACCGCGCAACAGGCGTCGGACCTGTTTTTCGTTCGCGGCGTTCTGGAAGGCGCTGCTGCCGAGATCGCCGCCACGCGGATCACAGCCAATACACTGACAAGGCTGGAAAAATATGTCGTCAAAATGGAAAATCTGTGGAAGGCGCGCGATGCCACGGGATTTTTGCTGGCCAACTACAAATTCCACAGCACCATCTATCAATGCAGCGGCAACAGCGCACTGGCACTGAGCATTGACCGTCTTTACGTGCAAACCGGCCCCTGGCTGGCACATGGCATAATCAATCTGGTGAATCCCGACAATTGGCTGGGAGAGCATACACCGATCATCGAAGCCCTGCGCAAGGGTGACGCCAAAACGGCCCGCCAACTGATGGAAGAGGACGCTTTCTGGGGCGTCGAACTGTATCGCCACACGGCCTGA
- a CDS encoding aromatic ring-hydroxylating oxygenase subunit alpha — protein sequence MNAFSRQDAQGLRQHLTELTSRETDEAFGMPPNFYTSEEFHELEKEQIFRKEWVCIGHVGEIPNPGDFITTELIGEQLLVARDDEGEINVLSNVCRHRGNLVANEASGNRRSFVCPYHAWTYKRDGTLKTAPLMKKAKAFDAAKCSLPKLKTEIWNNFIFVNLDGSAEPLAPQLATLDGILHNYHHELRNLLFKDEAVWGTNWKNLTENFMEGYHLFATHPKTLQPMTPTQLCRKVPGEGRWTAYRSYYDPEFPPRGPFHEDMTEDEQRNSVLFNIFPSFVVAVAANYTLFLCLRPNGAGQVAIRWGVCGLKTDPLDPEVVAYVDLCKAFNAEDREKLETLQAAQNTRYFSGGPLAPDDLEGTIWDFLKYMESRLGVKREAIAAE from the coding sequence ATGAACGCCTTTTCCAGACAGGACGCCCAGGGGCTGCGCCAGCATCTGACCGAGTTGACATCCCGCGAGACGGACGAAGCCTTTGGCATGCCGCCGAATTTCTACACCTCAGAAGAATTTCATGAGCTTGAGAAGGAACAGATCTTCCGCAAGGAATGGGTCTGCATCGGCCATGTCGGGGAAATCCCCAATCCCGGCGATTTCATCACCACCGAACTGATCGGCGAACAGCTTCTGGTCGCGCGTGACGACGAGGGCGAGATCAATGTTCTGTCCAATGTCTGCCGCCATCGCGGCAATCTGGTCGCCAATGAAGCCAGTGGCAACCGCCGCAGCTTTGTCTGCCCCTATCACGCCTGGACCTACAAGCGCGACGGCACACTGAAGACCGCACCGCTGATGAAAAAGGCCAAGGCATTCGATGCCGCCAAATGCAGCCTGCCCAAGCTGAAAACCGAAATCTGGAACAATTTCATCTTCGTCAATCTGGACGGATCGGCCGAACCTCTGGCCCCGCAACTGGCGACGCTGGATGGCATCCTGCACAATTATCACCATGAATTGCGCAATCTGCTGTTCAAGGATGAGGCCGTCTGGGGAACGAACTGGAAGAACCTCACCGAGAACTTCATGGAAGGCTATCACCTGTTCGCCACCCATCCCAAGACCCTGCAGCCGATGACCCCGACCCAGCTGTGCCGCAAGGTTCCGGGCGAAGGGCGCTGGACGGCCTATCGCTCCTATTATGACCCCGAGTTCCCGCCGCGCGGCCCCTTCCATGAGGACATGACCGAGGATGAACAACGCAACAGTGTGCTGTTCAATATCTTCCCCAGCTTCGTGGTTGCCGTTGCGGCCAATTACACGCTGTTCCTGTGCCTGCGCCCCAATGGAGCCGGTCAGGTCGCGATCCGCTGGGGTGTCTGCGGGCTGAAGACGGATCCGCTTGATCCCGAGGTCGTCGCCTATGTCGATCTTTGCAAGGCTTTCAACGCCGAGGACCGCGAAAAGCTGGAAACCCTGCAAGCGGCACAGAATACCCGCTATTTCTCGGGCGGCCCGCTGGCACCGGACGATCTGGAAGGCACGATCTGGGATTTCCTGAAATATATGGAGAGCCGTCTGGGCGTTAAGCGCGAAGCCATCGCCGCCGAATAG
- a CDS encoding NAD(P)/FAD-dependent oxidoreductase translates to MTHIAVVGAGQAASALVFKLRALGHSGPITVIGDEPALPYQRPPLSKAYLLGEMERERLFLKPQASYDEANVTLRLGEKVTAIDPAARRLSIGGEDMSFDELVLTTGSSPIRLPAAIGGDLAGVFCVRTLADIDSMAPNFRQGQRVLIVGGGYIGLEAAAVAAKLGLDVTVVEMADRILQRVAAPQTSDFFRALHEGHGVRILEGIGLSRLTGEGHVRQAELSDGQTLDVDFVITGIGIRPNTALADQAGVALENGISTDAFGRCSAPHVWAAGDCASFPMGKTRVRLESVPNAIDQAEAVAANIMGADAPYVAKPWFWSDQYDVKLQIAGLNSGYDNVIVRAGDRPGSVSHWYYNGAHLLAVDAMNAPRDYMIGKRLIEAGKSPAPEVIAAPETVLKSLLK, encoded by the coding sequence ATGACGCATATCGCTGTTGTCGGGGCGGGGCAGGCCGCAAGCGCGCTGGTCTTCAAGCTGCGCGCGCTTGGGCATTCAGGGCCGATCACAGTGATCGGCGACGAGCCCGCCTTGCCTTATCAACGACCGCCGCTGTCCAAGGCCTATCTGCTGGGCGAGATGGAGCGCGAACGCCTGTTTCTGAAGCCGCAGGCCAGCTATGACGAGGCCAATGTCACTTTGCGCCTTGGCGAGAAGGTGACAGCGATCGACCCCGCGGCGCGCCGTCTGTCGATCGGCGGTGAAGACATGTCTTTTGACGAGCTGGTTTTGACCACCGGCTCGTCCCCCATCCGCCTGCCGGCGGCCATTGGCGGCGATCTGGCCGGGGTTTTCTGCGTGCGCACGCTTGCCGATATTGACTCCATGGCCCCGAATTTCCGTCAGGGGCAGCGCGTGCTGATCGTCGGGGGCGGCTATATCGGGCTGGAGGCGGCAGCGGTTGCTGCGAAGCTGGGATTGGATGTCACTGTCGTCGAGATGGCGGATCGGATCCTGCAGCGGGTTGCGGCCCCGCAGACCTCGGACTTCTTCCGGGCGCTGCATGAAGGCCATGGTGTGCGCATCCTTGAAGGCATCGGCCTGTCCAGGCTGACCGGAGAAGGCCATGTGAGGCAGGCCGAACTGAGTGATGGTCAGACCCTTGATGTCGATTTCGTCATTACCGGTATCGGCATCCGCCCCAATACCGCGCTGGCTGATCAGGCCGGTGTGGCGCTGGAGAATGGCATCAGCACCGATGCCTTCGGGCGGTGTTCGGCGCCCCATGTCTGGGCGGCTGGCGATTGCGCGTCATTCCCGATGGGTAAGACGCGGGTGCGACTGGAAAGCGTGCCCAATGCGATCGATCAGGCCGAAGCGGTGGCGGCGAATATCATGGGGGCTGATGCGCCCTATGTCGCGAAGCCATGGTTCTGGTCGGATCAATATGATGTCAAATTGCAGATCGCCGGTCTGAATTCAGGCTATGACAATGTCATCGTCCGGGCCGGTGACAGGCCGGGATCGGTCTCGCATTGGTATTACAATGGCGCACATCTGCTGGCGGTGGATGCAATGAATGCCCCGCGCGACTACATGATCGGAAAACGGCTGATCGAGGCGGGGAAATCTCCGGCGCCCGAGGTCATTGCTGCGCCCGAAACGGTTCTGAAATCGCTATTGAAATAA
- a CDS encoding S-(hydroxymethyl)glutathione dehydrogenase/class III alcohol dehydrogenase → MRTRAAVALEAGKPLEIMEVELEAPKKGEVLIEVKATGLCHTDEFTRSGADPEGIFPCILGHEGAGVVLEVGEGVTTLKPGDHVIPLYTPECRECPSCLSGKTNLCTAIRNTQGQGLMPDGTTRFKMLDGTPIYHYMGCSTFANHTVMPEIALAKVREDAPFDKICYIGCGVTTGIGAVINTAGVEIGSTAAVFGLGGIGLNVIQGLRMAGADMIIGVDLNDDKAEMARKFGMTHFVNPSKIDGTVVEEIVNLTRKGADQIGGVDYSFDATGNVNVMRDALECSHRGWGVSVIIGVAAAGAEISTRPFQLVTGRVWKGTAFGGAKGRTDVPKFVDWYMNGKIEIDPMITHKLKLEEINHGFELMHEGKSIRAVIEY, encoded by the coding sequence ATGAGAACCCGCGCCGCCGTCGCCCTAGAGGCAGGAAAGCCGCTTGAAATCATGGAAGTGGAACTGGAAGCCCCGAAAAAGGGTGAAGTTCTGATTGAAGTGAAGGCCACCGGCCTGTGCCACACGGATGAATTCACCCGCTCGGGCGCCGATCCCGAAGGGATTTTCCCCTGTATCCTCGGCCATGAGGGCGCGGGTGTCGTGCTGGAAGTGGGCGAAGGCGTCACCACGCTGAAACCCGGAGATCATGTCATTCCGCTGTATACGCCGGAATGTCGCGAATGTCCCTCTTGCCTGTCGGGCAAGACCAACCTGTGCACCGCCATTCGCAACACGCAGGGTCAGGGCCTGATGCCCGATGGCACCACGCGGTTCAAGATGCTCGATGGCACGCCGATCTATCACTACATGGGCTGTTCCACCTTTGCGAACCACACGGTGATGCCGGAGATCGCGCTGGCGAAGGTGCGCGAGGATGCGCCCTTTGACAAGATCTGCTACATCGGCTGCGGTGTGACCACGGGCATTGGTGCGGTGATCAACACGGCGGGCGTCGAGATCGGTTCGACTGCGGCGGTGTTCGGTCTGGGCGGCATTGGTCTCAATGTCATTCAGGGTCTGCGCATGGCCGGTGCCGATATGATCATCGGTGTGGACCTGAATGACGACAAGGCCGAGATGGCCCGCAAGTTCGGCATGACCCATTTCGTGAATCCGTCGAAGATCGACGGCACGGTGGTCGAAGAGATCGTCAACCTCACCAGGAAGGGTGCGGACCAGATCGGCGGCGTGGATTATTCCTTTGACGCGACCGGCAACGTCAATGTGATGCGCGATGCGCTGGAATGTTCGCACCGTGGCTGGGGCGTGTCGGTCATCATCGGCGTGGCCGCTGCGGGCGCCGAGATTTCGACCCGTCCGTTCCAGCTTGTCACCGGTCGCGTCTGGAAAGGCACGGCATTCGGTGGCGCGAAAGGGCGCACGGATGTTCCGAAATTCGTTGATTGGTACATGAACGGCAAGATCGAGATCGACCCGATGATCACGCACAAGCTGAAGCTGGAAGAGATCAACCACGGCTTCGAGTTGATGCATGAAGGCAAGTCGATCCGCGCCGTGATCGAATATTGA
- a CDS encoding HutD family protein: MQILKHSELVETPWKNGGGITRHIARGMGATKAAWTISRADVAGDGPFSDFSGMMRVLTVVSDGVMALESPVGTLRAEPWKPLHFDGGWQIHSRLLDGPLTDLNLMFDPQFCEGEVLTRQGPLARQISRPAPGILAFHILSGAPRINGKELIRGDSAIFGDADAEIRLDRDDALLELRVSYLDHSEAIRLCIAER; this comes from the coding sequence ATGCAAATTCTGAAACACAGCGAACTTGTCGAAACGCCATGGAAGAACGGCGGCGGCATCACCCGTCATATCGCCAGGGGCATGGGCGCGACCAAGGCGGCCTGGACGATCAGCCGCGCCGATGTGGCGGGTGACGGACCATTTTCCGATTTCAGCGGCATGATGCGGGTGCTGACCGTGGTGTCGGACGGAGTGATGGCCCTGGAAAGTCCGGTCGGAACGCTGCGCGCCGAGCCATGGAAGCCCCTGCATTTCGATGGTGGCTGGCAGATCCACTCTCGTCTGCTCGATGGACCGCTGACCGATCTCAACCTGATGTTTGATCCCCAGTTCTGCGAGGGTGAGGTTCTGACCCGGCAAGGCCCGCTGGCGCGGCAGATCAGCCGCCCCGCCCCTGGCATCCTTGCCTTTCACATCCTTTCGGGCGCGCCGCGGATCAATGGCAAGGAACTGATCAGGGGCGACAGCGCAATCTTCGGCGATGCCGACGCAGAGATCCGGCTGGACCGGGACGACGCCCTGCTGGAACTCCGCGTCAGCTATCTGGATCACAGCGAAGCCATCAGGCTCTGCATCGCGGAGCGATAG
- a CDS encoding formimidoylglutamate deiminase yields MIFAKQARLSTGWARNVRLELADGRVRKIETDQPHQPSDTVVDTLLPALSNLHSHSFQRAMAGMTEYRMAGKDSFWTWRDLMYRFTANLTPEHVEAIAALVFLEMQEAGYASVGEFHYLHHQPGGAPYDDLGELSARIASAAGQTGIGLTHLPVLYSYGGAGRQDLQAGQARFGNSVGRFNELVARARQVVGELPEDCRVGIAPHSLRATSPEDLAAVLAAHQGGPVHIHIAEQPREVADISAWLGARPVEWLLENVDVTRDWCLIHATHMTPEETRAMAQSGAVAGLCPVTEANLGDGPFNGPAYLAAGGAFGVGSDSNVLISMTEELRTLEYSQRLRDIARNVMVVEEGSVGDTLYSGAARGGAQALGRGAGEIAVGELADLVAIDSNAPALCALRQDQILDGLVFAAKDDVVTDLWSAGRHAVQSGRHIRRDEIVAAYRSAMQSLMASL; encoded by the coding sequence ATGATTTTTGCAAAACAAGCCAGACTTTCGACCGGCTGGGCCAGAAATGTCCGCCTGGAGCTTGCCGATGGCCGGGTCCGAAAGATCGAAACGGACCAGCCGCATCAGCCATCGGACACTGTCGTGGATACCCTGTTGCCGGCGCTGTCCAATCTGCACAGCCACAGCTTTCAGCGGGCGATGGCCGGGATGACCGAATACCGCATGGCGGGCAAGGACAGCTTCTGGACGTGGCGCGATCTGATGTATCGCTTTACCGCCAATCTGACGCCCGAACATGTCGAGGCGATTGCCGCATTGGTCTTTCTGGAGATGCAGGAGGCGGGCTATGCCAGCGTCGGAGAGTTCCACTATCTGCACCATCAGCCCGGCGGCGCGCCCTATGATGATCTGGGCGAACTCTCGGCCCGGATCGCCTCGGCTGCGGGTCAGACCGGGATCGGGCTGACGCATCTGCCGGTGCTTTACAGCTATGGCGGCGCGGGTCGGCAGGATCTGCAGGCCGGTCAGGCGCGGTTCGGCAATTCGGTCGGGCGCTTCAATGAACTGGTGGCACGGGCAAGGCAGGTCGTTGGCGAACTGCCCGAAGATTGCCGCGTCGGCATCGCACCGCATTCGCTGCGCGCCACATCGCCCGAGGATCTGGCTGCGGTGCTGGCTGCGCATCAGGGTGGTCCGGTGCATATCCATATTGCCGAACAGCCCAGGGAAGTCGCCGATATCTCGGCATGGCTGGGGGCGCGGCCGGTTGAATGGCTGCTGGAGAATGTCGATGTGACGCGCGACTGGTGCCTGATCCATGCGACCCATATGACGCCCGAGGAAACGCGGGCCATGGCACAATCGGGCGCAGTGGCTGGTCTGTGCCCGGTGACCGAGGCCAATCTGGGCGACGGGCCGTTCAATGGTCCCGCCTATCTGGCTGCCGGCGGGGCCTTTGGTGTCGGTTCGGATTCAAATGTGCTGATCTCGATGACCGAAGAATTGCGCACCCTGGAATATTCGCAGCGTTTGCGCGACATCGCCCGCAACGTGATGGTGGTCGAGGAAGGCTCGGTCGGGGACACGCTGTATAGCGGCGCGGCGCGCGGTGGCGCGCAGGCGCTGGGACGTGGCGCGGGTGAAATCGCGGTTGGCGAACTGGCCGATCTGGTCGCCATAGACAGCAATGCGCCTGCCCTTTGCGCCCTGCGTCAGGATCAGATTCTGGACGGGCTGGTCTTTGCCGCCAAGGATGACGTGGTCACCGACCTGTGGTCAGCCGGGCGGCACGCCGTGCAATCGGGCCGCCACATCCGTCGCGACGAGATCGTGGCCGCCTATCGCTCCGCGATGCAGAGCCTGATGGCTTCGCTGTGA
- the hutI gene encoding imidazolonepropionase, with product MTENSTLLLDLTAATMVESPNPYGLIEDAAIAVVDGMIAWVGPRVDLPASFESLPRNSLGGRLVTPGLIDCHTHIVHGGDRAVEFEMRLNGASYEEVARAGGGIVSTVKATRAATEDELLTQALRRVDVLIAEGVTSIEVKSGYGLDIETELRMLRVARAIMANRPIRVMTTFLGAHATPAEYAGRNDAYIDEVCIPALRAAHAEGLVDAVDGFCEGIAFQPDQIARVFDVARELGLPVKLHAEQLSNLGGARLAASYGALSADHIEYLDEDGVKAMAESGTVAVILPGAFYTLRETQAPPIDLLRKHGVPMALATDLNPGTSPLNSLLLTLNMGCTLFRMTPEEALRGATQHAARALGLTDTGTIAAGQRAELAVWDIRHPAELAYRIGFNPLHSRIFGGKS from the coding sequence ATGACCGAAAACAGCACGCTTCTTTTGGATTTGACCGCCGCGACCATGGTCGAATCACCCAATCCCTACGGCCTGATCGAAGATGCGGCGATTGCGGTCGTGGATGGCATGATTGCCTGGGTCGGCCCGCGCGTCGATCTGCCGGCAAGCTTCGAATCACTGCCGCGCAACAGCCTGGGCGGACGGCTTGTGACCCCCGGCCTGATCGACTGCCACACCCATATCGTTCATGGCGGCGACCGCGCCGTCGAATTCGAGATGCGGCTGAACGGAGCCAGCTATGAAGAGGTCGCGCGCGCCGGAGGCGGAATCGTCTCGACCGTCAAGGCCACCCGCGCCGCCACCGAGGACGAACTGCTGACACAGGCCCTGCGCCGGGTCGATGTGCTGATCGCCGAGGGCGTGACCAGCATCGAGGTCAAATCCGGCTATGGGCTGGATATCGAGACCGAGTTGCGCATGCTGCGTGTCGCCCGCGCCATCATGGCCAACCGCCCGATCCGCGTCATGACCACCTTCCTTGGCGCCCATGCCACCCCGGCGGAATACGCCGGGCGCAACGACGCCTATATCGACGAGGTCTGCATTCCGGCCCTGCGCGCCGCCCATGCCGAGGGTCTGGTCGATGCCGTGGACGGTTTCTGCGAGGGCATCGCCTTCCAACCCGACCAGATCGCCCGTGTCTTCGACGTGGCGCGGGAACTGGGACTGCCGGTCAAGCTGCATGCCGAACAGCTGTCCAATCTTGGCGGAGCCAGACTGGCGGCCAGCTATGGTGCACTGTCGGCGGACCACATCGAATATCTGGACGAAGATGGCGTCAAGGCGATGGCCGAGTCTGGCACCGTGGCCGTCATTCTGCCCGGCGCCTTCTATACGCTGCGCGAGACGCAGGCCCCGCCGATCGATCTGCTGCGCAAGCATGGCGTGCCGATGGCGCTGGCGACGGACCTCAACCCCGGCACATCGCCGCTGAACTCGCTGCTGCTGACGCTGAACATGGGCTGCACCCTGTTCCGCATGACGCCCGAAGAGGCCCTGCGCGGCGCCACCCAGCATGCTGCCCGCGCCCTTGGCCTGACGGATACCGGCACCATCGCCGCAGGCCAGCGGGCCGAACTGGCGGTCTGGGACATCCGGCACCCTGCCGAACTGGCCTATCGCATCGGCTTCAACCCCCTTCATTCCCGTATTTTCGGAGGCAAATCGTGA